A genomic segment from Eremothecium gossypii ATCC 10895 chromosome III, complete sequence encodes:
- the SER2 gene encoding phosphoserine phosphatase (Syntenic homolog of Saccharomyces cerevisiae YGR208W (SER2)), whose translation MSSAAAYVVTAIAHGAQFPEGYLASLHEHLGQVGVAVRGTEQLAPRAQDLFVDVPTTLTLEQLRTHVAAQPAAGVDVAVQPTAHRRKGLVVFDMDSTLIQQEVIDLIAGYAGVEDRVAAITERAMNNELDFTQSLRERVSLLRGIPVARLYEEIKAKLQLTPGVAELTSTLHAAGCRTAVLSGGFAPFANHIRDTLQLDFAKANNLETTVDAAGAEILSGRTLGDVVDGACKARTLRELAAGAGLPVAATAMVGDGANDLPAMHAAGLGIAWHAKPRVQQQAPCRLNSPSLRDALYILGFSDREIAALHARVDPRS comes from the coding sequence ATGTCTTCTGCTGCCGCATACGTAGTGACCGCGATCGCACACGGCGCCCAGTTCCCGGAAGGCTACCTCGCCTCGCTGCACGAGCACCTGGGCCAGGTGGGCGTGGCGGTGCGCGGGACCGAGCAGTTGGCGCCGCGGGCACAGGACCTGTTCGTGGACGTGCCCACGACGCTGACcctcgagcagctgcgcacgcacgtggcggcgcagccggcgGCCGGCGTCGATGTTGCCGTGCAGCCCACGGCGCACCGGCGCAAGGGCCTCGTGGTGTTCGACATGGACTCGACCCTGATCCAGCAGGAGGTAATTGACCTGATCGCGGGCTACGCAGGCGTCGAGGACCGCGTCGCGGCCATCACGGAGCGCGCGATGAACAACGAGCTGGACTTCACGCAGTCCCTGCGCGAGCGTgtgtcgctgctgcgcggcaTCCCCGTAGCGCGCCTGTACGAGGAAATCAAGGCTAAGCTGCAGCTCACGCCGGGCGTCGCCGAGCTCACGAGCACGCTGCACGCCGCGGGCTGCCGCACCGCCGTGCTCAGCGGCGGCTTCGCGCCGTTTGCGAACCACATCCGCGACACCCTGCAGCTCGACTTCGCCAAGGCTAACAACCTGGAGACCACCGTcgacgccgccggcgccgaGATCCTCAGCGGCCGCACCCTCGGCGACGTCGTCGACGGCGCCTGCAAGGCGCGcacgctgcgcgagctcgcggccggcgccggcCTGCCCGTCGCTGCCACCGCCATGGTCGGCGACGGCGCCAACGACCTGCCCGCCATGCATGCGGCCGGTCTCGGCATCGCCTGGCACGCCAAGCCCCGcgttcagcagcaggcgccGTGCCGCCTCAACTCACCGTCGCTCCGCGACGCGCTGTACATCCTCGGCTTCTCGGACCGCGAGATCGCCGCTCTCCACGCCCGTGTGGACCCGCGTTCATAA
- the CIR1 gene encoding Cir1p (Syntenic homolog of Saccharomyces cerevisiae YGR207C (CIR1)), with the protein MSKPLRILVPIKRVIDPQLRPRINAAGTAVQKTGVQFSVNPFDDIAVEEAVRIREAKKVPVESIHAVSIGPAKAQEALLTAMAKGADSSTLVDAQDSELEPLAVAKILRELVVQQKIDLVIMGKQATDSDNNNTGQMLAGLLNWPQATNAARVELDATGTRATVTREVEGGEEVVSAALPLVVTTDLRLNTPRYVTLPNKMKAKKKPMAKLNLAAFPGVDSAARLNLLRFEEPPARAPGTVVASVDELLAKLREAKAV; encoded by the coding sequence ATGTCGAAGCCGCTCAGGATCCTAGTCCCCATCAAGCGGGTGATCGACCCGCAGCTCAGACCCAGAATCAACGCCGCTGGGACGGCGGTGCAGAAGACAGGCGTGCAATTCAGTGTCAACCCGTTCGATGATATCGCCGTAGAGGAGGCTGTGCGCATCAGGGAGGCCAAGAAGGTGCCCGTAGAGAGCATCCACGCTGTCTCCATCGGGCCTGCGAAGGCGCaggaggcgctgctgaCGGCCATGGCCAAGGGCGCGGACTCCTCGACGCTCGTGGACGCACAGGACTCGGAGCTGGAGCCGCTGGCCGTCGCGAAGATCCTGCGCGAGCTGGTCGTGCAGCAGAAGATCGACCTCGTCATCATGGGCAAGCAGGCCACCGACAGCGACAACAACAACACCGGGCAGATGCTGGCGGGCCTTCTCAACTGGCCGCAGGCCACCAACGCCGCGCGTGTTGAGCTGGACGCGACTGGCACGCGTGCGACCGTCACGCGCGAGGTCGAGGGCGGCGAGGAGGTCGTCAGTGCCGCGCTGCCACTCGTGGTCACCACGGACCTGCGGCTCAACACGCCGCGCTACGTCACGCTGCCCAACAAGATGAaggcgaagaagaagcCGATGGCGAAGCTCAACCTCGCCGCGTTCCCCGGCGTCGActccgccgcccgcctCAATCTGCTGCGCTTCGAGGagccgcccgcgcgcgcgccgggcACCGTCGTCGCGTCCGtggacgagctgctcgCCAAACTCAGGGAGGCCAAGGCCGTTTAA
- the MVB12 gene encoding ubiquitin-binding ESCRT-I subunit protein MVB12 (Syntenic homolog of Saccharomyces cerevisiae YGR206W (MVB12)) — protein MENKLRKIPLYNAFEGDMPRRRAKLQLAALQIAPAAATGEHLAAWDEECRRVLESVQQARAQGGEWEAWYEQTYLRKQPPGLLESGTLRPRRK, from the coding sequence ATGGAGAACAAACTGCGTAAGATCCCGCTGTATAACGCGTTCGAGGGCGACatgccgcggcggcgcgcgaagctgcagctggcggcgttGCAGATagcgccggcggcagcgacCGGCGAGCACCTCGCGGCGTGGGACGAGGAGTGCCGGCGCGTGCTGGAGAGCGTACAGCAGGCGCGGGCGCAGGGCGGGGAGTGGGAGGCGTGGTACGAGCAGACGTACCTGCGCAAGCAGCCGCCGGGGCTGCTGGAGAGCGGGACGCTGCGTCCGCGGAGGAAATAG
- the TRX2 gene encoding thioredoxin TRX2 (Syntenic homolog of Saccharomyces cerevisiae YLR043C (TRX1) and YGR209C (TRX2)), producing the protein MVSEIKSLSEFESAVGSDKLVVVDFYATWCGPCKMIAPMIEKFATQFQEASFYKVDVDAAAEVAHKYQITSMPTILFFKNGQAVDKVVGADVQSIRTKIAQHL; encoded by the coding sequence ATGGTGTCCGAAATCAAGTCCCTTTCTGAATTTGAGTCCGCCGTGGGCTCCGACAAGCTCGTGGTCGTGGACTTCTACGCCACGTGGTGCGGTCCCTGCAAGATGATCGCGCCCATGATTGAGAAGTTTGCCACCCAGTTCCAGGAGGCGTCATTCTACAAGGTGGACGTGGACGCGGCCGCGGAGGTGGCGCACAAGTACCAGATCACGTCGATGCCCACGATTCTATTTTTCAAGAACGGGCAGGCGGTGGACAAGGTGGTCGGCGCGGACGTGCAGTCGATCAGAACCAAGATTGCGCAGCACCTGTAG